One genomic region from Fictibacillus marinisediminis encodes:
- a CDS encoding condensation domain-containing protein, protein MDNLSNIDNFIKTLGQLSSQERSQVLARLRTGKATSHANLSKEKLTHQRVAYTEPIASFWQEQMWYLEQLSPDLPTYNVPFRFNLKGPLSVTALTASLNEIEKRHESLRTTLQLREGKVVQVIAPVRSMELPVTDLSKEKDPQNSAMEFAKKFMQTTLNLADGPLYRVHLLQLDEAGLDHVLLWVGSHAIADGWSLSIIIRELISLYGSFYRDEKIDLDELPIQFGDFAIWQRENLSGETYERILNYWKEQLDGCEPLRVETDFTRPAIQSMRGDTCLFSISKQTADNISKISKRCGVTPFTILLAAYQLLLVSRTGQNECVLGTGITGRTKSEVESLIGSFVNIIVIRTKMSGDPTFIELVERVRHVTLEAIAHQDLPFGKLIQELAPERDHRRPPLCQTMFIYGSTPLLDNDIKLTSDLDISWDGVSTPTVKFDFELAIDEQPDGLFGRFDYCTDLFRRETAEALSHDYVQIVEAIAQQPELRLSALCPTMYKQPIRESKTVSESAIISQSELLTSASSKSEMSTTELTIAKAWSNELGINQIERTDDFFAVGGHSVMAAQMVMQFREQFGIDLTLQNFLENTTVYSLANVIDQLTNNTLNQDHALSLLDRIEQLTEAEVLELIEQQEKSHSIEDNSESQELVDVKL, encoded by the coding sequence GTGGACAATTTATCAAATATTGATAATTTCATTAAAACACTCGGTCAACTCTCCTCTCAGGAACGATCACAAGTTCTTGCTCGTTTACGAACTGGTAAAGCAACTAGTCATGCAAATTTATCTAAAGAGAAATTAACTCATCAACGTGTAGCGTATACAGAGCCAATAGCATCGTTTTGGCAAGAACAAATGTGGTATTTGGAACAGCTCTCTCCTGATTTACCAACTTACAATGTCCCATTTCGTTTCAATTTAAAAGGGCCGCTTAGTGTGACGGCACTAACTGCATCTCTGAACGAGATTGAAAAGCGACATGAATCGTTGAGAACAACCCTACAGCTGCGTGAAGGGAAGGTAGTTCAGGTCATAGCACCGGTGCGTTCCATGGAACTACCTGTAACGGACTTGAGTAAAGAGAAGGATCCTCAAAACTCAGCTATGGAGTTTGCAAAAAAATTCATGCAAACTACATTGAATCTTGCTGACGGGCCGCTTTATCGCGTACATCTTTTACAGCTTGATGAGGCTGGACTCGACCATGTTTTACTTTGGGTTGGTAGCCATGCAATAGCAGATGGATGGTCGCTAAGTATAATAATTCGCGAGTTAATATCTCTATATGGCTCTTTCTATCGTGATGAGAAAATTGATCTTGACGAACTTCCTATTCAATTTGGTGATTTTGCTATCTGGCAAAGAGAAAATCTTAGTGGTGAGACGTATGAACGGATCTTGAATTATTGGAAAGAGCAACTAGATGGCTGTGAGCCTTTGAGAGTAGAAACAGATTTTACGCGACCAGCTATTCAGAGTATGAGAGGTGACACCTGTCTATTTTCTATTTCGAAACAAACAGCAGATAATATATCAAAGATCAGCAAGCGTTGTGGTGTCACACCATTTACTATATTGCTAGCGGCCTATCAATTATTACTTGTAAGTCGTACAGGTCAAAATGAATGTGTTCTAGGTACTGGAATTACCGGGCGAACCAAATCAGAGGTAGAATCTCTCATTGGTTCTTTCGTAAATATCATCGTGATTCGTACGAAAATGTCTGGAGATCCGACATTTATTGAGTTGGTGGAACGAGTACGTCACGTGACACTAGAAGCTATTGCACATCAGGATCTCCCGTTTGGTAAATTAATTCAAGAGCTTGCACCAGAACGTGATCATAGACGACCGCCATTGTGCCAAACCATGTTTATTTATGGTAGCACCCCTCTACTAGATAATGATATTAAATTGACTTCTGATCTTGATATAAGCTGGGATGGGGTCTCAACACCAACCGTGAAATTCGACTTTGAACTAGCTATTGACGAACAACCTGATGGTCTCTTTGGGAGATTTGACTATTGTACTGATCTCTTTCGAAGGGAAACTGCAGAAGCTTTATCTCATGATTATGTGCAGATTGTCGAAGCCATAGCTCAGCAACCTGAATTACGCTTATCTGCTCTTTGCCCGACGATGTATAAACAGCCAATTAGAGAAAGTAAAACGGTAAGCGAAAGTGCAATTATAAGTCAATCAGAATTACTAACGAGTGCTTCTTCCAAATCAGAAATGTCTACTACTGAACTTACGATTGCCAAAGCATGGTCAAATGAACTCGGTATCAATCAAATAGAAAGAACGGACGACTTCTTTGCTGTTGGTGGCCACTCTGTTATGGCTGCACAGATGGTAATGCAATTTCGTGAACAATTTGGTATTGATTTGACATTACAGAATTTTCTAGAAAATACAACCGTTTATTCTCTTGCCAATGTAATTGATCAATTGACAAATAACACACTAAATCAAGATCATGCACTATCTCTGCTAGATCGTATCGAACAATTGACCGAAGCTGAAGTTTTAGAGCTGATTGAGCAGCAAGAAAAGTCTCATAGTATCGAAGATAATAGCGAATCACAAGAATTGGTGGACGTGAAATTATGA
- a CDS encoding amino acid adenylation domain-containing protein: MSEISERISRLPEDRKALFNSLLLKNKLNANQISKYPRDENVYMSHAQQRLWFIDELDPGNPAYTCPVPIRLKGCLNKEALINSLNAVVRRHEVLRTTYDMHDGVPIQIIHDDIPLELKQYDLSKLPSSEQQKAIEEVIAQDATTPFNLRKGPIMRSILICLNSEEHVLIVDIHHIANDHWSIGILFRELAAVYNAGLGEESHTLPELPIQYADYSLWQHERLKGPVGVNLLNFWKDKLENLQVINLPTDHPRPPTISHKGAQVHFNLRKELVTALQELAKEERASLYMVMLAAFKVVLARYTGQTDISLGCSITGRDRSELQGLIGFFVNTIILRTQFDDDPSFQELLQLVRTNSLEAYANSEYPFDLLVQALNPHRSADRNPLASVMFMLDETPSEVAEFNGLDATWLDPSFITTKFDILLSARPTEEGVYGHIQYSTDLFEADTIERLIEHYLNVLEEVAKNSMVCLSKLPLLSAKERDTILVEWNDTALDLSSNTTLHETFRHRVEKQSDATAIISGNQTLCYGDLNRAAERLSSYLRTVCTKPEEVIAISIERSPEFVIAVLAILKSGCAYVPLDPSHHTDTHLINTMQQVGARILISRRKNEAESIHNESLQMVYVDDFTQNNFALNQKVGNSQLNNKQNNASSCESLAYVICSSGSTGKPKAIAIRHQGALNNLLDINQRFAVSKEDRILFLSSPSFDMSVYETMGMLIAGGTLVIPDSDSLREPTHWLDLMRKNEVTIWNSAPALLELLVEELERANDIYLPNLRLVLLGGDWIPVSIPERLRKYAPNVKVIALGGATESSIHSTIYSVDKIEEHWTSIPYGKPMANQHVYVLDRWMQPTPVGVPGELYLGGVGLAREYIGLPELTQKRFINYNLRGNQPERLFRTGDLARWRKDGNLELIGRIDFQAKVHGLRVDLSDIESALGSYKDIKEAVVVVNSNDKRGSSLIAYYVPVMDRDVVEINLREYLTQILPIYMIPSSFRGIDSLPKNRSGKVDRLALKKITPQINEATLQEPTDTLEASILNTWKQILGIDDIGIDDDFFEIGGDSFSAIRLSRSIEGGLPVVELFKQRTVRMIANYLRSSVSSQAELLYRLTPESDHNISLVCIPYGGGNVTVYQSLADSLPSHIALWSVALPGHDPGRRGESYMSWEDIAEKCCREIIEKIDGPIAIYGQCSGSTIAVYLTQLLEKHGREVHTLYVGAALPDIDPVGSRERSNSTSENELEMYLQSIGGFDGALNYGETKEIIAAVRHDMLEHARFFEKNYKEPSIKLRTPLHCVLGECDVITNKQENRAADWKAFATNVKSSRISRGNHYFVKHEAMQLASLLAKELSLDRNNSRGITKLWRFLTRKLFYKVN, translated from the coding sequence ATGAGTGAAATATCAGAGCGTATATCAAGATTGCCTGAAGATCGTAAAGCACTTTTCAATTCTTTACTATTGAAGAATAAATTAAACGCAAATCAAATTTCAAAATATCCAAGAGATGAAAATGTTTATATGTCGCATGCGCAACAGCGCTTATGGTTCATTGATGAACTGGACCCGGGTAATCCTGCTTACACGTGTCCTGTGCCAATACGCCTTAAAGGTTGTTTAAACAAAGAAGCGCTAATTAATAGTTTAAATGCAGTTGTCAGAAGACATGAGGTTCTTAGGACAACGTATGATATGCATGATGGAGTGCCCATTCAAATCATCCATGATGATATCCCTTTGGAACTTAAACAATATGATTTATCGAAATTACCATCTTCAGAACAGCAAAAAGCTATTGAAGAGGTGATAGCACAAGATGCTACAACACCATTTAATCTTCGCAAAGGTCCAATTATGCGATCAATACTTATTTGTCTGAATTCAGAGGAACATGTTTTAATTGTAGACATTCATCATATCGCTAATGATCATTGGTCAATTGGAATTCTTTTTCGTGAACTCGCTGCTGTATATAATGCAGGTTTAGGAGAAGAAAGTCACACTCTACCAGAGTTACCGATTCAATATGCCGACTACTCACTATGGCAGCATGAGCGTCTCAAAGGTCCTGTAGGTGTAAATCTTCTTAATTTTTGGAAGGATAAATTAGAAAATTTACAAGTTATCAATCTTCCAACAGATCATCCACGACCTCCGACCATATCACATAAAGGGGCGCAGGTACATTTTAATTTAAGAAAAGAGTTAGTAACTGCTTTACAAGAACTAGCTAAGGAGGAGCGAGCATCACTATATATGGTAATGCTCGCTGCTTTTAAAGTAGTATTAGCACGTTATACGGGTCAGACTGATATATCGCTTGGGTGCTCAATTACTGGACGTGATCGATCAGAACTCCAAGGTTTAATTGGTTTTTTTGTTAACACAATAATTCTACGTACTCAATTTGATGATGATCCAAGTTTTCAAGAATTGTTACAACTAGTTCGTACTAACTCATTAGAGGCATATGCAAATTCGGAATATCCATTCGACTTACTTGTACAGGCGCTGAACCCACATCGATCGGCTGATCGTAATCCCTTGGCTTCCGTGATGTTCATGTTAGACGAGACACCTTCGGAAGTTGCCGAATTCAATGGATTGGATGCTACTTGGTTGGATCCAAGTTTTATCACAACAAAGTTCGATATATTGTTGAGTGCTCGACCGACTGAAGAGGGTGTGTATGGACATATACAATACAGTACGGATTTATTTGAGGCAGATACTATTGAGCGCCTAATTGAGCATTATCTGAATGTTCTCGAAGAGGTTGCTAAGAATTCAATGGTATGTCTTTCTAAACTACCGTTATTGAGTGCCAAGGAAAGAGACACCATTTTAGTAGAATGGAACGACACAGCTTTAGATCTTTCCTCCAATACAACGCTACATGAGACGTTTAGACATAGAGTAGAAAAACAGAGCGATGCTACTGCAATTATATCTGGCAATCAGACTCTTTGTTATGGTGACCTTAACAGGGCCGCTGAAAGATTATCGTCGTATCTTCGCACCGTATGCACCAAGCCAGAAGAAGTAATTGCAATCTCAATAGAACGCTCACCAGAATTTGTCATAGCGGTTCTTGCCATACTTAAATCCGGATGTGCATATGTACCCCTTGATCCGTCACATCACACTGATACTCATCTTATTAATACAATGCAACAGGTTGGCGCTCGGATTCTTATCAGTCGACGTAAGAATGAGGCCGAATCAATACATAACGAATCTTTACAGATGGTATACGTAGATGATTTTACTCAGAACAATTTCGCTTTAAATCAAAAAGTTGGGAATTCACAATTAAATAATAAGCAAAATAATGCTAGTAGTTGCGAGTCGCTTGCATACGTTATTTGTAGCTCCGGATCTACCGGAAAACCTAAAGCAATTGCAATTAGACATCAAGGTGCTCTAAATAATCTTCTGGATATAAATCAAAGATTTGCAGTGAGTAAAGAAGATCGGATACTTTTTCTTTCATCACCTAGCTTTGATATGTCTGTCTATGAAACGATGGGAATGCTAATCGCGGGAGGAACGTTAGTGATCCCAGATTCTGATTCCTTGAGAGAACCTACACATTGGTTAGATTTGATGCGTAAAAATGAAGTCACAATCTGGAACTCAGCACCCGCCTTACTTGAATTACTAGTTGAAGAACTTGAACGGGCTAATGATATATATTTGCCAAATTTACGTTTAGTTTTACTGGGAGGGGACTGGATACCAGTATCAATACCCGAGAGACTACGTAAGTATGCACCTAATGTAAAAGTTATTGCTCTTGGTGGTGCTACAGAATCCTCAATTCACTCAACAATCTATTCGGTTGATAAAATTGAAGAACATTGGACCAGTATTCCATACGGTAAACCAATGGCCAACCAGCATGTCTATGTTCTTGATCGATGGATGCAGCCAACACCTGTAGGGGTTCCAGGCGAGCTATACCTCGGAGGGGTTGGGCTAGCACGTGAATATATTGGTCTGCCAGAACTTACTCAAAAACGCTTTATCAATTATAACTTACGGGGAAATCAACCAGAAAGACTTTTTAGAACAGGTGATCTTGCGCGTTGGCGTAAAGATGGCAATCTTGAACTTATCGGACGTATAGATTTTCAAGCTAAGGTTCATGGGTTACGTGTGGATTTGAGTGATATTGAATCTGCACTAGGTTCTTACAAAGATATCAAAGAAGCTGTTGTAGTTGTAAATTCCAATGATAAACGAGGCTCATCATTGATAGCGTATTATGTGCCCGTAATGGATAGAGATGTCGTAGAGATAAATTTGCGCGAGTATCTCACACAAATTTTACCGATATATATGATACCTTCTTCCTTTAGAGGAATCGATAGTCTTCCAAAAAATCGAAGTGGAAAAGTGGATCGTCTTGCTTTGAAAAAGATTACACCTCAAATAAACGAAGCGACTCTACAAGAGCCAACAGACACACTGGAAGCAAGTATTCTAAATACGTGGAAGCAGATTCTAGGAATTGATGATATAGGAATTGATGATGATTTCTTTGAAATAGGTGGCGATTCATTCTCTGCAATTCGGTTATCTCGAAGCATTGAAGGGGGACTACCTGTTGTAGAATTATTTAAACAGCGCACAGTTCGTATGATAGCGAACTATTTAAGAAGTTCAGTCTCATCTCAAGCTGAGTTACTCTATCGTTTAACACCTGAGTCAGATCATAACATTTCGTTGGTGTGTATTCCTTATGGAGGTGGGAATGTTACTGTCTATCAGTCGTTAGCTGATTCACTTCCATCCCATATAGCACTGTGGTCAGTTGCTTTACCAGGACATGATCCAGGACGACGTGGTGAATCGTATATGTCTTGGGAAGATATAGCTGAGAAATGTTGTCGTGAAATTATAGAGAAGATTGATGGTCCGATAGCAATTTATGGACAATGTTCAGGATCAACCATAGCAGTTTATCTGACGCAATTGTTGGAAAAGCATGGACGTGAGGTTCACACTTTGTATGTAGGTGCTGCTTTACCTGATATTGATCCAGTGGGATCTAGAGAACGCAGTAATTCGACTTCAGAAAACGAGTTGGAGATGTATCTTCAGTCAATTGGTGGATTCGACGGGGCGCTCAATTACGGAGAGACTAAAGAAATTATCGCTGCAGTAAGACATGACATGTTAGAGCATGCAAGGTTTTTCGAGAAAAATTATAAAGAACCATCTATCAAGTTACGTACACCACTTCATTGTGTATTAGGAGAATGTGACGTCATAACAAATAAACAGGAAAATCGTGCTGCGGATTGGAAAGCCTTTGCAACAAATGTTAAGAGTTCAAGGATTTCTAGAGGAAATCACTATTTCGTTAAACATGAAGCCATGCAATTAGCTAGTTTACTAGCGAAAGAACTTTCATTAGATAGAAATAACAGTCGAGGTATAACGAAGTTATGGCGTTTTCTTACTAGAAAGCTTTTTTATAAGGTGAATTAA
- a CDS encoding MFS transporter — MSSTNSSSKRKPGMPFILSLVFIDMFCLGIIIPVLPILIGSHTTDPQTQALWYGALAVSYGMMEFFLGPLLGALSDKFGRRPILVLSMFGLAASNFMIGTVSSLGMLLFARIIAGATQSTDAVSNAYAADITKPEDRAKVFGQFGIAFGMGFILGPLLGGWLGDININLPFYVVGVLALVNGLYGLFMLPESLPKEKRASFSLRRANPVSAFVVLVRRRDIGLLIVVWVLFQLAFAMMIESWVLYTNFRFGWDANMNGIALGCVGVATAIAQGGLMKVFVDKFGEERTVLIGLFTGAVGFALYGLVPQGWMMFPIIVLTIPLYLTGPALLAIVSKATKPTEQGMTIGSLMSVRTLMVVIGPAFATSVLGLMAKQVGVLPHSDMRLGMVFFICALLSVICIAVVNRHLSRSRKASENAESIA; from the coding sequence ATGAGTTCAACTAACAGTTCTTCAAAGAGAAAACCTGGAATGCCATTTATCCTATCTTTAGTCTTTATTGACATGTTTTGTTTGGGAATCATTATTCCAGTGTTGCCAATTCTAATCGGCTCACATACAACAGATCCTCAAACTCAAGCCCTTTGGTATGGTGCTCTAGCTGTAAGTTATGGAATGATGGAGTTCTTCCTAGGGCCTTTGTTGGGAGCACTCAGTGATAAATTTGGACGTAGACCAATTCTTGTGTTGTCGATGTTTGGTCTTGCGGCTAGTAACTTTATGATTGGAACTGTTTCGTCGTTAGGAATGTTGTTGTTCGCTCGTATCATAGCTGGTGCCACACAATCGACTGATGCTGTTTCCAATGCCTATGCTGCTGATATAACAAAACCTGAGGATCGAGCTAAGGTATTTGGTCAATTCGGTATAGCGTTTGGAATGGGTTTCATCCTAGGTCCATTATTAGGTGGTTGGTTAGGAGATATCAATATCAATTTACCATTCTATGTGGTCGGAGTATTAGCACTTGTCAATGGGCTTTATGGTCTTTTCATGCTACCAGAGTCACTTCCGAAGGAAAAACGCGCTTCATTCTCACTGCGACGCGCAAACCCAGTATCCGCTTTTGTGGTATTGGTTCGTCGACGTGATATTGGTCTTTTAATTGTTGTATGGGTTCTATTTCAGTTAGCATTTGCAATGATGATTGAATCTTGGGTACTATACACAAACTTCCGTTTTGGCTGGGATGCGAACATGAACGGTATCGCGCTGGGATGTGTTGGAGTAGCCACGGCTATTGCCCAGGGTGGTTTAATGAAAGTGTTTGTGGATAAATTTGGTGAGGAACGTACAGTTCTTATTGGTCTATTCACGGGTGCTGTTGGATTCGCATTGTATGGTCTTGTTCCACAGGGATGGATGATGTTCCCGATTATTGTATTAACGATTCCATTATATTTAACAGGTCCGGCATTGTTAGCGATAGTGTCAAAAGCAACGAAGCCGACAGAACAAGGAATGACCATAGGTTCTTTAATGTCTGTGCGTACGTTAATGGTCGTAATTGGACCTGCGTTTGCTACTAGTGTCTTAGGATTAATGGCAAAACAGGTGGGTGTACTGCCTCATAGCGATATGCGATTGGGTATGGTGTTCTTTATTTGTGCACTTTTATCGGTTATATGTATTGCAGTCGTTAATCGTCATCTAAGTCGATCGCGTAAGGCATCTGAAAATGCAGAGTCTATTGCGTAA
- the glyA gene encoding serine hydroxymethyltransferase has product MEDYRIRESFMEEFASDGVIRLANEDPELFALLDLEHQRQVNTLSMVASSSVADPSVLACEGSILTNVTTEGYPGRRFHGGCKYIDEVEKIAVERAKLAFGARYVNVQPHSGSSANQIVMFSILRPGDRVLGLDLDSGGHLTHGSRASFSGQVFESFAYGLDETGRIDYDQVLDLAKRHRPHLIICGASAYTRVIDFERFRKVADEIGAFLLADISHIAGLVASGVHPSPIDHAHFTTTSTYKQLYGPRGGLIMSGRDWDTQISGSKTLAEVIHSGVFPKMQGTPTLSGIAAKARALAIVNTTQFRTLAQNIVSMAREFGEVMSDLGYCVLTGGTDNHMVLVDIGKRGLSGKIAENVLEESGIIVNKNKIPGDKRGPLVTSGIRFGTNSLAIRGMDAAMKDCATLIDKVLSRVEPINDTDYRIESYVVDEVKNSVIDLCRRYPLPHYEKQQVLL; this is encoded by the coding sequence TTGGAGGATTACAGAATTAGAGAAAGTTTTATGGAGGAATTCGCAAGTGACGGAGTTATTCGATTAGCAAATGAGGATCCAGAGCTATTTGCTTTACTAGATTTAGAGCATCAACGACAAGTGAACACATTGTCCATGGTTGCTTCATCCAGCGTCGCAGATCCCTCAGTTCTGGCATGTGAAGGATCAATATTGACCAATGTCACGACAGAGGGTTATCCAGGGCGACGTTTTCACGGTGGTTGCAAATATATCGATGAAGTAGAGAAAATAGCAGTCGAACGAGCAAAGTTAGCCTTTGGTGCTCGCTATGTGAATGTTCAGCCACACTCCGGATCGAGTGCTAATCAAATTGTCATGTTCAGCATTCTTCGTCCAGGTGATCGTGTTCTTGGTCTCGACTTAGATAGTGGTGGGCATCTTACTCATGGATCGCGTGCCTCTTTTTCTGGCCAGGTTTTTGAATCATTCGCATATGGACTCGACGAAACGGGACGCATTGATTATGATCAAGTACTTGATTTAGCAAAACGTCATCGACCTCATTTAATTATTTGTGGTGCGAGTGCCTATACTCGGGTAATTGACTTTGAACGTTTTAGAAAAGTTGCTGACGAGATTGGAGCATTCCTACTTGCAGATATATCCCACATTGCTGGCTTAGTTGCCAGCGGCGTTCACCCAAGTCCAATTGATCATGCACATTTCACTACAACTAGTACTTATAAACAATTGTATGGCCCTCGTGGTGGACTGATTATGAGTGGAAGAGACTGGGATACTCAAATATCAGGATCAAAAACACTAGCCGAAGTTATTCATAGTGGGGTATTTCCAAAAATGCAAGGTACACCGACACTAAGCGGTATTGCAGCTAAAGCACGCGCTTTAGCAATTGTTAATACTACTCAATTTCGAACACTTGCACAAAATATTGTGAGCATGGCTCGTGAATTTGGGGAAGTGATGTCAGACTTAGGCTATTGTGTACTAACTGGTGGTACTGATAATCATATGGTATTAGTTGATATCGGCAAACGCGGTTTATCAGGAAAAATTGCTGAAAATGTACTTGAAGAGAGTGGAATTATTGTTAATAAAAACAAAATACCAGGTGACAAAAGAGGACCGTTAGTAACAAGTGGAATTCGGTTTGGAACCAACTCACTAGCCATACGAGGCATGGATGCAGCCATGAAAGATTGCGCGACACTTATCGACAAAGTACTTTCTAGAGTTGAGCCAATTAATGACACAGACTATAGAATCGAGTCTTATGTAGTAGATGAAGTAAAGAATAGTGTCATAGATTTATGCAGACGCTATCCATTACCTCATTATGAGAAGCAACAAGTTTTGTTATGA
- a CDS encoding cysteine hydrolase family protein, whose amino-acid sequence MQNKALVVIDIQNDITKNYKDIIDNINKSIDWAVENKIHVVYIRHENLSAGTRTFKTGTRGAELVPDLKIVSENVFTKYKGNALTSEEFADFISKNEIEDFYITGADAIACVKSTCYNLRKSNYGVSVLSDCITSYDKKKIDGMIEYYESKGSEIICLDDLVS is encoded by the coding sequence ATGCAGAACAAAGCTTTAGTAGTAATTGATATTCAAAATGATATAACAAAGAATTACAAAGACATCATTGACAATATCAATAAATCAATTGATTGGGCGGTTGAAAATAAGATTCATGTTGTTTATATAAGACATGAGAATTTGTCAGCCGGTACGAGAACTTTCAAAACAGGTACACGAGGTGCCGAATTAGTTCCAGATTTAAAAATTGTATCAGAAAATGTTTTTACAAAATATAAAGGAAACGCATTAACAAGTGAAGAATTTGCAGACTTTATTAGTAAAAATGAAATAGAAGATTTCTACATTACTGGAGCAGATGCTATTGCTTGTGTTAAGTCAACTTGCTATAACTTGCGTAAATCCAACTATGGAGTTAGTGTACTATCAGATTGCATTACCAGTTATGATAAGAAAAAAATTGACGGTATGATAGAGTATTATGAAAGTAAAGGAAGCGAAATCATTTGTTTGGATGACTTGGTGAGTTAA
- a CDS encoding nitroreductase family protein, whose product MLKWNFSPNIEETFLDYHMSSINEPEFSFSQIYRHQNRKPMTNDNYPLIKLEYSLDMDNSFEKTLYERKTCVSHFKNNQKINKQLISKFCNLAFIGGDGKRRKRNYPSGGSEYNIRIHILLNEKNVDSEMIVFGNIGEVNCDTGNLMIKKYEPWEKINTAFIQKYLADTAQFSIVLTVDLNSISKKYHDISYKLVQQEAGHIGQNIQLVSQYMGIQSVPLGSFYDTALNNTINEKQTVLYAFLLG is encoded by the coding sequence ATGTTGAAATGGAATTTCTCACCAAATATAGAGGAGACATTTTTGGACTATCATATGAGCTCCATTAATGAACCGGAGTTTTCTTTTTCACAAATTTATAGGCATCAAAATAGAAAACCTATGACAAATGATAATTATCCTTTAATCAAGTTAGAATATTCACTGGATATGGATAACTCATTTGAAAAAACACTATATGAAAGAAAAACATGTGTTAGTCACTTTAAGAATAACCAGAAAATTAATAAACAATTGATTTCAAAATTTTGTAATTTGGCTTTCATTGGTGGTGATGGAAAAAGACGTAAACGCAATTATCCATCAGGAGGATCTGAATACAATATTAGAATTCACATTTTATTGAATGAAAAAAACGTAGATTCAGAAATGATCGTATTCGGAAACATCGGGGAAGTGAATTGTGATACTGGCAATTTAATGATAAAGAAATATGAACCGTGGGAAAAAATTAATACTGCTTTTATACAGAAATATTTAGCTGATACAGCACAGTTTTCTATAGTTCTTACTGTTGATTTAAACTCCATTTCAAAAAAATATCATGATATTTCCTATAAATTAGTTCAGCAAGAAGCCGGTCACATTGGACAAAATATACAATTGGTATCTCAATATATGGGAATACAAAGTGTCCCATTGGGAAGTTTTTATGATACTGCGTTAAACAATACTATAAATGAAAAACAAACTGTACTTTATGCATTTTTATTAGGGTAG